The bacterium genome contains the following window.
CGCTGTTCGGCAATGTCGTGGAACGGCCAGTCCGACACCACCCACAGAGATGCCAGCCCTGCGGTGAAGAGGGCGACCTGGCGCCGGGTGACCAGCGGTCCCTCGATCTCCAGATAGGGACCGATCCGGCGGATGGTGTACGCGTATCCGAAGCCGACCACGAACACGAACGCCCAAACGTCGAAGTGGGGGTGCCAGGCCGGGATCATCTCAGCGATCCATCAGGCCGCGTGGTTCTGGCTCGGGGCGATTCATCGGGCGGGAGTCGTTCGGGATCAGGCCAGTGTAAATGCGGGCCAGTAGTTGGCTACCGGCCACTGGCAGCCCCTAGAAGAGGACGACCGCGCCCAGCGCCGCGAGGGTGATCAGGTACAGCGCGCCCGCCAGGATGGCGCCGGAGGTGAAGAAGCGGGACAGCAGGCGCTTCTCGAACCGGAGGTGCATGAACATGGCAACCACCAGGTAGAACTTGAGGGCGCTCAGGATCAGTAGCGCCGGAACGGTCAGGGATTGGCCGATCGCGTCCACGCCGGCTTCCAGGTAGAAGAGCGCGACCTCGGCGGCCGTGAGCACCGCGAGCACGATGGCGATCATCACGTACTGCCGAGGCTGGGGATGGTGTGCGCCGCCGGCCATTCCTAATGCCCTGCTTCTCTCATTGGATCAGGTAGACGAGCACGAAGATGACGATCCAGATGATGTCGACGAAGTGCCAGTACAAGCCTACCAACTCGACGTTGAGCCCTTCGGCCTCGGACAGGCCGCCGGTGCGCATCGACTTGAAGGCCAGCACCAGCAGCATCAGGACCCCGAGAACCACGTGGAGCCCGTGGAATCCGGTCAGCATGTAGAAGGCGCTGGCGGCCGGGTTGATGTTGAGTTTCAACCCGTGGAGGATGAACTCAGCGAACTCGAAGAACTGGCCGGAGACGAAGACCGTTCCCAGGAAGGCGGTGGCGAACAGCCATGTCTTGGTCTGGTCCTGATCGCCGCGCGCCAGCGCCGAATGAGCCAGGACCATCGTCAGCGAGCTCATCAGCAGGACGAACGAGCTGATCGACGTGAACGGAATGTCGTAGAGCTCGACCGGATACAGCGTTCCCGGCCCGAAGTCACGGCCCTTGAACAGCAGGTAGTTGTTGATCAGGGCGCCGAAGAACAGGAACTCGGAGCTGAGAAACACCCACATTCCGAGCTTGCGGCTGTCGATGCCGGTCAGCTGGTGGTGGCCCCCACCCTCCTCGTGGCCGTGGGCGATGTCCGCCATCAGGCGTCTCCCTCGCTCATCGCCTGTTCGGTGTTCTCCTCGTGCGCGTCGCCGTCGTGGTCGCCGTGCTCCTCGTCGTGGACCTCCTCGAGCGGTTCGGACCCCCAGGCGAACAGCGCGCCGATGGCGACGAAGGCCCCTGCCGCCAGCATGGGAATGCCCCACGGGCGGGTGTGGTACATGATCCCGTAGGCGATGAACATGATGCCCAGCCCGACTATGAAGGGGAAGTACGAGGGCGCCGGTAGGTGGATCTCATGGTCGGGGTTGCCGTTGGACCGGATCAGTTCGTCGACCAGTTCATCCGCCTTCTCCTTGCGCACCGCCCGGCCTTCCTCGTCCTCGTCGTACTTGAGGTGCCAGAAGTCGTCCAGGGAGGTGACGGTCGGCTCCACCGCGAAGTTGTATTCGGGAGTGGGGGAGGGCATGGTCCACTCCAGCGTGCGGGCATCCCACGGGTCGTTGGGCGCTATCCGACCGCGCCGTTTCGAGTAGCTCCAGTTGATCATGAAGACCAGCACCCCGACGGCGATGA
Protein-coding sequences here:
- a CDS encoding cytochrome C oxidase subunit IV family protein, which encodes MAGGAHHPQPRQYVMIAIVLAVLTAAEVALFYLEAGVDAIGQSLTVPALLILSALKFYLVVAMFMHLRFEKRLLSRFFTSGAILAGALYLITLAALGAVVLF
- a CDS encoding heme-copper oxidase subunit III translates to MADIAHGHEEGGGHHQLTGIDSRKLGMWVFLSSEFLFFGALINNYLLFKGRDFGPGTLYPVELYDIPFTSISSFVLLMSSLTMVLAHSALARGDQDQTKTWLFATAFLGTVFVSGQFFEFAEFILHGLKLNINPAASAFYMLTGFHGLHVVLGVLMLLVLAFKSMRTGGLSEAEGLNVELVGLYWHFVDIIWIVIFVLVYLIQ